A single region of the Jatrophihabitans sp. GAS493 genome encodes:
- a CDS encoding GNAT family N-acetyltransferase — MDCRLSHDRASADQPSVDRLNFSATRDDGVQISTDPARLDLDRICDWLASSYWASERSPDDVERSLGNSYPFGVYAEGAQVALARVTSDLVSFAWIGDVFVDERWRGRRIGHWLVETVVAELGRLGVPRFVLATRDAHRVYADVGFTALRVPETWMEIDTRANRPSPADVQL; from the coding sequence TTGGACTGTCGCCTGAGCCACGACCGTGCCAGCGCCGACCAGCCGAGCGTTGACCGGCTGAACTTCTCGGCCACCCGCGACGACGGAGTGCAGATCAGCACCGACCCGGCTCGGCTGGACCTCGACCGGATCTGCGACTGGTTGGCCTCCTCCTACTGGGCCAGTGAGCGTTCGCCCGACGACGTTGAGCGCTCGCTGGGTAACAGCTACCCGTTCGGGGTCTACGCAGAGGGCGCACAGGTGGCGCTGGCCCGCGTCACCTCCGATCTGGTCTCCTTCGCCTGGATCGGTGATGTCTTCGTCGACGAGCGGTGGCGAGGCCGGCGGATCGGGCATTGGCTGGTGGAGACGGTCGTGGCCGAGCTGGGCCGACTCGGGGTGCCCCGCTTCGTCCTGGCCACTCGGGACGCGCATCGCGTCTACGCCGATGTCGGCTTCACCGCGCTGCGGGTGCCGGAGACCTGGATGGAGATCGACACGCGGGCGAATCGGCCCAGCCCGGCTGACGTGCAGCTGTGA
- a CDS encoding 2-oxoacid:acceptor oxidoreductase subunit alpha: protein MSKEVQQLDRVVIRIAGDSGDGMQLTGDRFTQETANFGNDLSTLPNFPAEIRAPQGTLAGVSSFQMHFADHDILTPGDRPDVLVAMNPAALKANLGDMAKGATLIIDTHDFTTRALARIGWDTNPLEDGTLEQFNLHAIELTQLTLDALADSGLSRKDAGRSKNMFALGLLSWMYSRPTEGTLKFLQDKFAKKPEIAAANVKAFKAGWNYGETTEAFAVNYEVKPAPLPAGTYRNITGNLALSYGLIAAAQRADLPLYLGAYPITPASDILHELSKHKRFGIRTFQAEDEIAGIGAAIGASFGGALAVTTSSGPGIALKGEAIGLAVSLEIPLIICDIQRGGPSTGLPTKTEQSDLLQAMYGRNGEAPVPIIAAQSPGDCFAAAVEAARIALTYRTPVFLLSDGYIANGSEPWKVPTAADLPDLRVEFATEPNGPDGEFWPYLRDPETLARPWAIPGTPGLEHRVGGIEKADKTGNISYDPDNHDLMVRTRQAKVDGIARTIAPMTVDDPGAELGDPAKVLVLGWGSTYGPIGAAVRRVRRAGYSIAQAHVRHVNPFPANLGEILAAYDKVVLPEMNLGQLATLIRAKYLVDVISVTQVRGMPFRAADLAEMLQGVLHND from the coding sequence ATGTCCAAGGAAGTCCAGCAGCTTGATCGTGTTGTCATCCGAATCGCGGGTGACTCCGGTGACGGGATGCAACTCACCGGCGATCGCTTCACCCAAGAGACGGCAAACTTCGGCAACGACCTCAGCACGTTGCCCAACTTCCCGGCCGAAATCCGGGCCCCCCAGGGCACTCTGGCGGGAGTGTCATCGTTCCAGATGCACTTCGCCGACCACGACATCCTCACCCCAGGTGACCGCCCGGACGTACTGGTCGCGATGAACCCGGCGGCGCTGAAGGCGAATCTGGGTGACATGGCCAAGGGCGCAACGCTGATCATCGACACCCATGACTTCACCACCCGGGCACTGGCCCGCATCGGTTGGGACACCAACCCGCTCGAGGACGGGACGCTCGAGCAGTTCAACCTGCACGCGATCGAGCTCACCCAGCTGACCCTGGACGCACTGGCCGACAGCGGGTTGTCGCGCAAGGACGCCGGCCGCAGCAAGAACATGTTCGCGCTCGGGCTGCTCTCCTGGATGTACTCGCGACCCACGGAGGGGACGCTGAAGTTCCTTCAAGACAAGTTCGCCAAGAAGCCGGAGATCGCGGCGGCGAACGTCAAAGCGTTCAAGGCCGGCTGGAACTACGGCGAGACGACCGAGGCCTTCGCAGTGAACTACGAGGTGAAGCCGGCGCCGCTTCCGGCGGGCACCTACCGCAACATCACCGGCAACCTGGCCCTCTCCTACGGCCTGATCGCCGCCGCCCAGCGGGCCGACCTGCCTCTCTACCTGGGCGCCTACCCGATCACTCCGGCGTCGGACATCCTGCACGAACTCTCCAAGCACAAGCGTTTCGGGATCCGCACCTTCCAGGCCGAAGACGAGATCGCCGGTATCGGCGCCGCGATCGGCGCCTCCTTCGGCGGGGCGCTGGCCGTCACCACCTCCTCCGGTCCCGGCATCGCGCTGAAGGGCGAGGCGATCGGCTTGGCCGTGTCGCTGGAGATCCCGCTCATCATCTGCGACATCCAGCGCGGTGGCCCGTCAACCGGTCTGCCGACCAAGACCGAGCAGTCGGACCTGCTGCAGGCCATGTATGGGCGCAACGGCGAGGCTCCGGTGCCGATCATCGCGGCCCAGTCCCCGGGCGACTGCTTCGCCGCAGCCGTCGAGGCGGCCCGGATCGCACTGACTTATCGCACCCCGGTCTTCCTGCTCTCCGACGGTTACATCGCGAACGGCTCGGAGCCCTGGAAGGTCCCGACCGCGGCCGACCTGCCCGACCTGCGGGTGGAGTTCGCGACCGAACCGAACGGCCCGGACGGCGAGTTCTGGCCGTACCTGCGTGATCCGGAGACGCTGGCCCGCCCGTGGGCGATTCCCGGCACCCCGGGGCTGGAGCACCGGGTCGGCGGCATCGAGAAGGCCGACAAGACCGGGAACATCTCCTACGACCCGGACAACCACGACCTGATGGTCCGCACCCGGCAGGCCAAGGTCGACGGCATCGCCCGCACCATCGCGCCGATGACCGTCGACGACCCGGGCGCTGAGCTCGGCGACCCGGCGAAGGTGCTGGTGCTGGGCTGGGGCTCGACCTATGGACCGATCGGGGCCGCGGTGCGCCGCGTCCGCCGGGCCGGATACTCCATCGCCCAGGCGCACGTGCGTCATGTCAATCCGTTCCCGGCCAACCTCGGCGAGATTCTGGCTGCCTACGACAAGGTGGTGCTGCCGGAGATGAACCTCGGCCAGCTGGCCACGCTTATCCGGGCCAAGTACCTCGTCGACGTCATCAGCGTCACCCAGGTCCGCGGGATGCCGTTCCGCGCCGCCGACCTCGCCGAAATGCTGCAAGGAGTTCTGCACAATGACTGA
- a CDS encoding PadR family transcriptional regulator, whose amino-acid sequence MARRPSPQTIAVLRAFAADAQTWRYGYELGQQVGLKAGSLYPILIRLCDRDLLEASWESEAPQGRPPRHLYRLTTRGVALAAELSPQLAAADRSAAPTASRRARVSPAAGVA is encoded by the coding sequence ATGGCTCGCCGACCGTCGCCCCAGACCATCGCGGTGCTCCGCGCCTTCGCCGCCGACGCCCAGACCTGGCGCTACGGCTACGAGCTGGGTCAGCAGGTCGGACTGAAGGCCGGATCGCTCTACCCGATCCTGATCCGGCTCTGTGACCGCGACCTGCTGGAGGCCTCCTGGGAGAGCGAGGCGCCCCAGGGGCGGCCACCGCGGCACCTGTACCGTCTCACGACCCGAGGGGTGGCGCTCGCCGCCGAGCTCTCGCCGCAGCTCGCGGCGGCTGATCGCTCCGCAGCCCCGACAGCGAGTCGACGGGCGCGTGTCAGCCCGGCCGCCGGTGTCGCATGA
- the rfbA gene encoding glucose-1-phosphate thymidylyltransferase RfbA, producing the protein MKGIILAGGSGTRLHPITRAVSKQLLPVYDKPMIYYPLSTLMLAGIRDILIITTPHDQDQFVRLLGDGSELGLNLSYAAQPEPNGLAQAFVIGRDHVGSDTAALVLGDNIFYGQGLGTQLHTAAELTEGCMLFGYRVSDPERYGVAEAGADGTLISIEEKPAVPKSNMAVTGLYFYDNDVLEIARTLQPSARGEYEITDLNNIYVDNGAAKLVDLGRGTAWLDTGTHDSLLEAGQFVQVLEHRQGVRIACIEEIAFHNGFITAEETYALGEKLQKSGYGRYVMDVARGAIR; encoded by the coding sequence ATGAAGGGCATCATCCTCGCCGGTGGGTCAGGCACGCGCCTGCATCCGATCACCCGCGCCGTCAGCAAGCAGCTGCTGCCGGTCTACGACAAGCCGATGATCTACTACCCGCTCTCGACGCTGATGCTGGCCGGAATCCGCGACATCCTGATCATCACCACACCCCACGACCAGGATCAGTTCGTTCGCCTGCTCGGCGACGGTAGCGAACTCGGGCTGAACCTCAGCTACGCCGCCCAGCCGGAGCCGAACGGCCTGGCCCAGGCGTTCGTCATCGGCCGCGACCACGTCGGGTCCGACACCGCGGCCCTCGTGCTCGGGGACAACATCTTCTACGGCCAGGGCCTGGGCACCCAGCTTCACACAGCGGCCGAGTTGACCGAGGGCTGCATGCTCTTCGGCTACCGCGTGAGCGACCCCGAGCGCTACGGCGTCGCAGAAGCAGGCGCTGACGGCACGCTCATCTCGATCGAGGAGAAGCCGGCGGTCCCGAAGTCGAACATGGCCGTCACCGGCCTGTACTTCTACGACAACGACGTGCTGGAGATCGCGCGGACGCTGCAGCCGTCGGCTCGGGGCGAGTACGAGATCACCGACCTGAACAACATCTACGTGGACAACGGCGCGGCGAAGCTGGTCGACCTCGGCCGCGGCACGGCGTGGCTGGACACCGGTACCCATGATTCGCTGCTGGAGGCCGGGCAGTTCGTGCAGGTGCTGGAGCACCGGCAGGGCGTGCGGATCGCCTGTATCGAGGAGATCGCCTTCCACAACGGCTTCATCACGGCCGAAGAGACGTACGCGCTCGGCGAGAAGCTGCAGAAGTCGGGCTACGGGCGGTACGTCATGGACGTCGCGCGCGGAGCAATACGATGA
- a CDS encoding TetR/AcrR family transcriptional regulator: protein MAHIIDAELRHERRRDDLIYAAISAIEAEGVGVGMGRMAELAGVSRPIFYRHFKDREELDELVRRRALALLMREVLPQFGFSRPPMKTLRGVTTAYVTWIVGHPRLHQFLESGSSGSGNVDHYAVMAKNEYITVISNYFAAIVELSDDDDRFRVPLASGMVGFADAVMRRWLMDAEPKMPAKELAEFLTVSLWMLLDGHLRSAGIIIDPDRPLEEVIWPVQPQHQAPA from the coding sequence GTGGCTCACATCATTGACGCAGAACTGCGTCATGAGCGGCGCCGGGACGACTTGATCTACGCGGCGATCTCGGCGATCGAGGCCGAGGGCGTCGGCGTCGGGATGGGGCGCATGGCCGAACTGGCCGGTGTCAGCCGTCCGATCTTCTACCGCCACTTCAAAGACCGCGAGGAACTGGACGAGCTGGTTCGCCGCCGGGCGCTGGCCCTGCTGATGCGCGAGGTGCTGCCGCAGTTCGGGTTCAGCCGGCCGCCGATGAAGACCCTGCGGGGCGTCACCACCGCCTACGTGACTTGGATTGTCGGTCATCCGCGGCTGCACCAGTTCCTGGAGTCCGGCAGCTCCGGCAGCGGCAACGTCGATCACTACGCGGTGATGGCCAAGAACGAATACATCACCGTGATCAGCAACTACTTCGCCGCCATCGTCGAACTCAGCGATGACGACGACCGCTTCCGGGTGCCGCTGGCGTCGGGGATGGTGGGTTTCGCCGACGCGGTCATGCGGCGCTGGTTGATGGACGCTGAACCTAAGATGCCGGCCAAGGAACTGGCCGAGTTCCTCACCGTGTCACTCTGGATGCTCTTGGATGGCCATCTCCGCTCGGCCGGCATCATCATCGACCCGGACCGCCCGCTGGAAGAGGTTATATGGCCGGTTCAACCGCAGCATCAGGCTCCGGCGTGA
- the htpX gene encoding zinc metalloprotease HtpX: protein MHSTNNALKTAVLFGALSGLLLLLGGLFFGRSGLIIAFFLALAINAFSYFNSDKIALRSMQSRPVSEAEQPAMYSIVRELATAAHQPMPRLYVSPTASPNAFATGRSPRHAAVCCTEGILQILDRRELRAVLGHELSHVYNRDILISSVAATFATAVTFVANFALFFGGGDDRDRNPIAGLLMVFLAPVAASIIQLGISRSREFQADESGAILSNDPLALASALAKLQSGTNAAPLPQDPTLVTTSHLMIANPFGAKGMSKLFATHPPMPERIARLQRMAQENPGFLR, encoded by the coding sequence GTGCATTCAACCAACAACGCCCTCAAGACGGCGGTGCTCTTCGGAGCCCTCTCCGGTCTGCTGCTACTCCTCGGCGGCCTCTTCTTCGGCCGCAGCGGGCTGATCATCGCCTTCTTCCTGGCTCTGGCGATCAACGCATTCAGCTACTTCAACTCCGACAAGATCGCGCTGCGTTCCATGCAATCCCGCCCGGTGAGTGAGGCTGAGCAGCCGGCGATGTATTCAATTGTTCGCGAACTCGCCACAGCCGCGCACCAGCCGATGCCGCGGCTCTACGTATCGCCGACGGCGTCGCCGAACGCCTTCGCGACCGGACGCAGCCCGCGCCACGCCGCCGTCTGCTGCACCGAGGGCATCCTGCAGATCCTCGATCGGCGCGAGCTGCGGGCCGTTCTCGGTCACGAGCTGAGCCACGTCTACAACCGTGACATCCTGATCTCCTCGGTGGCCGCCACCTTCGCGACCGCGGTTACCTTCGTGGCGAACTTCGCGCTCTTCTTCGGCGGCGGCGACGACCGTGATCGCAACCCGATCGCCGGCCTGCTGATGGTCTTCCTGGCTCCGGTCGCGGCCAGCATCATCCAGCTCGGGATCAGCCGCTCGCGCGAGTTCCAGGCCGACGAGTCGGGCGCGATCCTCTCCAACGACCCGCTGGCCCTGGCCAGCGCGCTGGCCAAGCTGCAGTCCGGCACCAACGCCGCACCGCTTCCCCAGGACCCGACACTGGTCACCACCAGCCATCTGATGATCGCCAACCCATTCGGCGCGAAGGGGATGAGCAAGCTCTTCGCCACCCACCCGCCGATGCCGGAGCGCATCGCCCGGCTGCAGCGGATGGCTCAGGAGAACCCGGGTTTCCTGCGCTGA
- a CDS encoding YajQ family cyclic di-GMP-binding protein, protein MADPSFDVVSKIDRQEVDNALNQASKELAQRFDFRGTNSSIDWSGELGITLKADTEERVVAALEVFKEKLIKRSISLKALDAGEPASSGKQYLIHATMQQGIDSDQAKKIAKIIRDNGPKGVQAQIQGDQLRVSGKKRDDLQAVIALLKDADTGVALQYVNYR, encoded by the coding sequence ATGGCTGATCCGTCGTTCGACGTCGTTAGCAAGATCGATCGCCAAGAGGTCGACAACGCCCTCAACCAGGCCTCCAAGGAACTCGCGCAGCGCTTCGACTTTCGCGGCACCAACAGCTCGATCGACTGGTCGGGCGAGCTTGGCATCACGCTGAAGGCCGACACCGAGGAGCGCGTCGTCGCCGCACTGGAGGTCTTCAAGGAGAAGCTGATCAAGCGATCGATCTCACTCAAGGCCCTCGACGCCGGCGAGCCGGCATCCTCGGGCAAGCAGTACCTGATCCATGCGACCATGCAGCAGGGCATCGACTCCGACCAGGCGAAGAAGATCGCCAAGATCATCCGCGACAACGGCCCGAAGGGCGTCCAGGCGCAGATCCAGGGTGACCAGCTGCGGGTCAGCGGAAAGAAGCGTGACGACCTGCAGGCGGTAATCGCCCTGCTCAAGGACGCCGATACCGGTGTCGCCCTGCAATACGTCAACTACCGCTGA
- a CDS encoding 2-oxoacid:ferredoxin oxidoreductase subunit beta, which translates to MTESVVPNGASALGLKAKDFKTDQEVRWCPGCGDYAILAAVQGFMPDLGVKREDIVFISGIGCSSRFPYYMNTYGMHSIHGRAPSIATGLSSSRPDLSVWVVTGDGDALSIGGNHLIHALRRNVNLKILLFNNQIYGLTKGQYSPTSELGKITKSSPMGSLDHPFNPVSLALGAEATFVARTLDSDRKHLTSVLRAAADHQGTALVEIYQNCNIFNDGAFDLIKDADTRDDWMIRMEHGQELRLGADRSKAVVRDQYGSFSVANDVPEGDPRVVVHNAHHDDPSYAFALSRLSSLDRRYAPMGVFRSVERPTYDSLMSAQLDHALTQAPADTASLDKLLQGNDAWTVA; encoded by the coding sequence ATGACTGAATCAGTGGTCCCCAACGGTGCCTCAGCTCTGGGGTTGAAGGCCAAGGACTTCAAGACCGACCAGGAGGTGCGCTGGTGCCCCGGTTGTGGTGACTACGCCATCCTGGCCGCCGTGCAGGGCTTCATGCCCGACCTCGGCGTCAAGCGGGAAGACATCGTGTTCATCTCCGGCATCGGCTGCTCCTCACGCTTCCCGTACTACATGAACACCTACGGGATGCACTCGATCCACGGCCGCGCCCCGTCGATCGCGACCGGGCTCTCCTCCTCCCGCCCGGACCTCTCGGTCTGGGTCGTCACCGGCGACGGTGACGCCCTCTCCATCGGCGGTAACCACCTCATTCACGCGCTGCGCCGCAACGTGAACCTGAAGATCCTGCTCTTCAACAACCAGATCTACGGCCTGACCAAGGGCCAGTACTCCCCCACATCGGAGCTGGGCAAGATCACCAAGTCCTCGCCGATGGGGTCGCTGGACCACCCGTTCAACCCGGTGTCGCTTGCCCTGGGGGCGGAGGCGACGTTCGTCGCCCGCACCCTGGACTCCGACCGCAAGCACCTCACCTCGGTGCTGCGCGCCGCGGCCGACCACCAGGGCACCGCGCTGGTCGAGATCTACCAGAACTGCAATATCTTCAACGACGGCGCCTTCGACCTGATCAAGGACGCCGACACCCGCGACGACTGGATGATCCGGATGGAGCACGGGCAGGAGCTTCGCCTGGGCGCCGACCGCTCGAAGGCCGTCGTACGCGACCAGTACGGCTCGTTCAGCGTGGCCAACGACGTTCCGGAGGGCGACCCCCGGGTGGTCGTGCACAACGCCCACCACGACGACCCGTCCTACGCCTTCGCCCTCTCCCGCTTGAGCTCACTGGATCGTCGCTATGCCCCGATGGGGGTCTTCCGCTCCGTCGAACGACCCACCTACGACTCCCTCATGAGTGCGCAGCTCGACCACGCCCTCACCCAGGCGCCGGCCGACACCGCCTCACTCGACAAGCTGCTGCAGGGGAACGACGCTTGGACTGTCGCCTGA
- a CDS encoding carbonic anhydrase: MSAIDHLIHDNDHYVSSFPGARPVRPKLRLTVVTCMDSRLDLFGALGLDIGDAHLLRNAGGVITDDVLRSLAISQRAIGTREIVLIHHTDCGMFNFNDDEFRATLASETGEAPPWRVPGFTDLVEDVRLSLTRVRECPWLPYRDSVRGFVFDVATARITEVTTSDATSDANSQTAGH, translated from the coding sequence GTGTCCGCAATCGATCACCTCATACATGACAACGACCACTACGTCAGCTCCTTCCCCGGGGCCCGACCGGTCCGGCCCAAGCTGCGGCTGACCGTCGTCACCTGCATGGACTCCCGCCTGGACCTCTTCGGTGCGCTCGGCCTGGACATCGGCGACGCACACCTACTCCGCAATGCCGGTGGGGTGATCACCGATGACGTGCTCCGCTCCCTGGCCATCAGCCAGCGGGCCATCGGCACTCGCGAGATCGTCCTCATCCACCACACCGACTGTGGCATGTTCAACTTCAACGACGACGAGTTCCGCGCGACGCTGGCCAGCGAGACCGGAGAGGCCCCGCCCTGGCGGGTGCCCGGGTTCACCGACCTGGTCGAGGATGTGCGACTCTCCCTCACCCGGGTCCGCGAATGCCCCTGGCTGCCCTACCGTGACTCGGTCCGGGGCTTCGTCTTCGACGTCGCCACCGCTCGCATCACCGAGGTGACGACCTCCGACGCGACCTCCGACGCGAATTCGCAGACCGCCGGGCACTGA
- a CDS encoding cysteine dioxygenase family protein: MTAIGRLPAPHHPSVLPSEPLNPIQLVEFTRFLADEVRSGMYPFQYDAETRWHQRLYRDQRVDVWLISWMPTQGTQLHDHGGSSGSFTVISGQLSEAVYTRTGRGAGGLRERTHQAGRSVGFDGNYVHDVRNTSDKPAVSIHAYSSPLTTMNFYDVEDGAMVRLATLDTEDPEPDFTA, translated from the coding sequence ATGACCGCCATCGGGCGCCTCCCCGCGCCGCATCACCCCTCAGTCCTGCCCTCCGAGCCGTTGAACCCCATCCAGCTCGTCGAGTTCACCCGTTTCCTGGCCGACGAGGTCCGCTCCGGGATGTACCCATTCCAGTACGACGCCGAGACACGCTGGCATCAACGGCTCTACCGCGACCAGCGCGTCGATGTCTGGCTGATCAGCTGGATGCCAACCCAGGGCACCCAGCTTCACGATCACGGAGGCTCGTCCGGATCCTTCACCGTTATCAGCGGGCAGCTGTCGGAGGCCGTCTACACGCGCACCGGCCGCGGAGCCGGAGGCCTGCGGGAGCGCACCCACCAGGCCGGGCGCAGCGTCGGCTTCGACGGCAACTACGTCCACGACGTCCGCAACACCTCCGACAAGCCAGCCGTGAGTATTCATGCCTACTCCTCGCCGCTGACGACCATGAACTTCTATGACGTCGAAGACGGGGCCATGGTGCGGTTGGCCACCCTGGACACCGAAGACCCGGAGCCCGACTTCACGGCCTGA
- a CDS encoding polyprenyl synthetase family protein yields MSAGQVNIALLGVNFPDTELADSVRNRVADVEKALRSSVSSDYEFLDVAARYLVDAGGKRFRPLVTVLAAHFGDVQAPAIVDAAVVVELTHLATLYHDDVMDEAGVRRGAESANARWTNTVAILTGDFLFARASDLLADLGPDAVRIQARTFERLVTGQIRETIGPGPNDDHIEHYLAVLADKTGSLIATAAEFGAGFAGASPDVVESLRRIGEIIGVAFQISDDILDVASESSQSGKTPGTDLREGIPTLPVLYALRDSDPANDRLRELVKGPIFDDGEHAEALALLRSSEALRQARETLDGYAAAAREMLAELPDLPARAGFAAVVDLVVARTG; encoded by the coding sequence GTGAGCGCCGGCCAGGTGAATATCGCTCTCCTCGGGGTCAACTTCCCGGATACGGAGTTGGCGGATTCGGTCCGCAACCGGGTAGCCGACGTGGAGAAGGCGCTGCGGTCGAGTGTCAGCTCGGACTACGAGTTCCTCGATGTCGCCGCCCGCTACCTGGTCGACGCCGGCGGCAAGCGGTTCCGACCGTTGGTGACGGTGCTGGCGGCGCACTTCGGTGACGTCCAGGCGCCGGCCATCGTCGATGCCGCAGTGGTGGTTGAGCTGACCCATCTGGCCACGCTCTACCACGACGACGTGATGGACGAGGCCGGCGTCCGCCGGGGGGCCGAGTCGGCCAACGCCCGCTGGACCAACACGGTAGCCATCCTCACCGGTGACTTCCTCTTCGCGCGGGCATCCGACCTGCTGGCCGATCTCGGCCCGGATGCGGTCCGGATCCAAGCCCGTACCTTCGAACGTCTGGTAACCGGGCAGATCCGCGAGACCATCGGCCCCGGACCGAATGACGACCACATCGAGCACTACCTGGCCGTGCTGGCCGACAAGACCGGCTCACTCATCGCCACCGCAGCCGAGTTCGGTGCCGGCTTCGCGGGTGCCTCGCCCGACGTGGTCGAGAGCCTGCGGCGGATCGGCGAGATCATCGGTGTCGCCTTCCAGATCTCCGACGACATCCTCGATGTCGCCTCCGAGTCCAGCCAGTCCGGGAAGACGCCCGGGACAGATCTACGCGAGGGGATTCCGACGCTGCCCGTCCTCTACGCCCTGCGCGACTCCGATCCGGCGAACGACCGGCTACGCGAGCTGGTCAAGGGGCCGATCTTCGACGACGGCGAGCATGCCGAGGCGCTCGCCCTGCTGCGCTCGTCAGAGGCACTGCGGCAGGCCCGCGAGACGCTCGACGGCTACGCGGCGGCGGCTCGCGAGATGCTGGCTGAACTTCCGGATCTGCCGGCCCGGGCCGGATTCGCGGCGGTCGTCGATCTGGTTGTCGCCCGAACTGGTTGA
- the rarD gene encoding EamA family transporter RarD: protein MTGAAESPTEAEIQTQTEAERHHLRRGYLFGVLAYLLWGLFPLYWPLLEPASALEILAHRVVWSLAFVALLVWRGRSWPAVRHAIAVPRTRWLLVLAAIVVAVNWGVYIWGVNSGHIIETSLGYFINPLLSIVAGVLIFKERLRQMQWVAVGIASLAIVVLTVDYGRLPWIALILAFSFATYGFCKKSAGVGAVESLAVETAVLFIPAVVTLFVLQLQGTLVYGHDGGGNALLLMSTGLVTAIPLLFFGAAARRLPLSAIGMLQYLAPVLQFAVGVGLKHESMPAARWIGFGLVWMALVLLSMDALRQRRAMAVTPVTPEPDAAVEPAI, encoded by the coding sequence GTGACGGGAGCCGCCGAGTCCCCGACCGAGGCCGAGATCCAGACCCAGACCGAGGCCGAGCGGCACCATCTACGTCGCGGATACCTCTTCGGGGTCCTCGCCTATCTGCTCTGGGGCCTCTTCCCGCTGTACTGGCCGCTCTTGGAGCCGGCCAGTGCTCTGGAGATTCTGGCCCACCGGGTGGTCTGGTCGCTGGCCTTCGTCGCGCTGCTGGTCTGGCGCGGAAGATCCTGGCCGGCTGTGCGGCACGCGATAGCCGTGCCCCGCACCCGTTGGCTACTGGTGCTGGCCGCGATCGTGGTCGCCGTCAACTGGGGCGTCTACATCTGGGGAGTGAACAGCGGCCACATCATCGAGACCAGCCTCGGCTACTTCATCAATCCGCTGCTCAGCATCGTGGCCGGAGTACTGATCTTCAAGGAGCGGCTGCGCCAGATGCAGTGGGTCGCAGTCGGCATCGCCTCCCTGGCGATCGTCGTTCTCACGGTTGACTACGGGCGACTGCCCTGGATCGCGCTGATCCTCGCCTTCTCCTTCGCCACCTACGGCTTCTGCAAGAAGAGCGCCGGGGTCGGTGCGGTGGAGTCGCTGGCCGTCGAGACGGCCGTTCTGTTCATCCCGGCGGTGGTGACGCTCTTCGTGCTCCAACTGCAGGGGACGCTGGTCTACGGCCACGACGGCGGCGGGAATGCACTGCTGCTCATGAGCACCGGACTCGTCACCGCGATCCCACTCCTCTTCTTCGGCGCCGCGGCTCGCCGGCTTCCGCTCTCGGCGATCGGCATGCTGCAGTACCTCGCACCGGTGCTGCAGTTCGCGGTCGGGGTCGGGCTGAAACACGAGTCGATGCCGGCGGCGCGTTGGATCGGCTTCGGGCTGGTCTGGATGGCCCTGGTGCTGCTGAGTATGGATGCGCTGCGTCAGCGCCGCGCCATGGCGGTCACGCCGGTCACGCCGGAGCCTGATGCTGCGGTTGAACCGGCCATATAA
- the rpmG gene encoding 50S ribosomal protein L33 yields MAATEVRPKITLACQECKHRNYITKKNRRNDPDRLDLKKFCPNCGKHTEHRETR; encoded by the coding sequence GTGGCAGCCACCGAAGTCCGTCCCAAGATCACCTTGGCGTGCCAGGAGTGCAAGCACCGCAACTACATCACCAAGAAGAACCGGCGCAACGACCCGGACCGTCTTGACCTGAAGAAGTTCTGCCCGAACTGCGGCAAGCACACTGAGCACCGCGAGACCCGCTAG